A genome region from Chengkuizengella sp. SCS-71B includes the following:
- a CDS encoding N-acetylmuramoyl-L-alanine amidase encodes MIIIDPILIIDSGHGGKDPGGGTNHLWKEKDFALQISLYQYDRFRQLDIPVTLTRNEDVFISSVNRARMVRESGAQYCFSNHINAGGGDGVETIHSIHADPTLATKLAQGIVDEGQNLRRVFSRRLPTDPKKDYYFMHRETGSVSTTIIEYGFADSKLDDVEQLQTFWKDYAEAVVKTFTTFIGREYKSPNQELPKVQRKVNGLLNGERVTIDSYLIKNTTYVPLRFIGESLDAKVVWDAQRNEYNIVTKK; translated from the coding sequence GTGATAATAATAGATCCTATATTAATCATAGATTCTGGACATGGAGGAAAAGATCCTGGTGGAGGAACGAATCACCTGTGGAAGGAAAAAGATTTCGCATTACAAATTTCGCTATACCAATATGATCGATTCAGGCAGTTGGATATTCCTGTCACCTTAACTCGAAATGAAGATGTATTCATCAGTTCTGTAAATCGTGCTAGAATGGTACGTGAATCAGGTGCACAGTATTGTTTCAGTAACCATATTAATGCAGGGGGTGGGGATGGAGTTGAAACAATTCATTCTATTCACGCAGATCCTACTCTGGCAACAAAGTTAGCGCAAGGAATCGTTGATGAAGGACAAAACCTTCGTAGAGTTTTTTCAAGAAGATTACCTACAGACCCAAAAAAAGATTATTATTTTATGCATCGAGAAACTGGAAGTGTTAGTACTACGATTATTGAGTATGGTTTTGCAGATAGTAAACTAGATGATGTTGAACAGCTCCAAACCTTTTGGAAGGATTATGCTGAAGCGGTAGTTAAAACTTTTACTACCTTTATTGGTCGTGAATATAAATCTCCTAATCAAGAACTGCCCAAGGTACAAAGAAAAGTAAATGGTCTTTTAAATGGGGAAAGGGTTACAATAGATTCTTATTTAATTAAAAATACAACTTATGTACCCCTTCGTTTTATTGGGGAGT